The following coding sequences are from one Cenarchaeum symbiosum A window:
- a CDS encoding transcriptional regulator (COG1522) has product MTVAYVLIKCDLGAEEDVAGALKEMEEVLWVDQTYGAYDLLAKVEASNVEKLKEFLSRNVQGADKVRSTLTVNRRG; this is encoded by the coding sequence ATGACTGTGGCATATGTGCTGATAAAGTGCGACCTTGGCGCCGAGGAGGACGTGGCAGGAGCCCTCAAGGAGATGGAGGAGGTCCTCTGGGTGGACCAAACGTACGGCGCCTACGACCTGCTCGCCAAGGTGGAGGCCTCAAACGTGGAGAAGCTCAAGGAGTTCCTCTCGAGGAACGTCCAGGGGGCGGACAAGGTGCGCTCGACTCTTACCGTGAACAGAAGGGGATAG